DNA sequence from the bacterium genome:
CCAAAAACTTTTTAATCCGCAGATTTCACAGATTTACACAGATTTTTCTATGCAAGATCATAATTGTTAAACACAAAAAGGTTTTTTAATCTGCGTTAATCTGTGGATAAAGGTTCCTGGGTAAGTCAGATAAATAAAATGTCAGACAATATCCTCATCCGTCCATACCAGCCCGGCGACTCCATCCCGGAGATCACCGCCCTCCTACACCGGGCCTACGCCAAGCCGGCCGAGCAGGGCGTCCGCTTTTGGGCCTCGCGCCAGGACGACACCGTCACCGAAAGACGGCTTAAAAAGGGAACCTCCTTCCTGGCCGTCAGGGACGGCGCCATCGTGGGCACCATCTCGGTCTACGGCCCGGAGAAGAATTCCAGTTCGGCTTACTACCAGCGGGATGATGTCTGGCATTTCGGACAGTTCGGGGTGGATCCGGCCCTGCAGGGCACCGGCCTGGGCAAAAGGCTTTATCTGACGGTGGAAGACCATTGCAAAAAGAACCAGGTAAAATTCCTGGCCCTGGATACCTGCGAGAATGCCACGGACCTGATAGAAATGTACCAGCGCTGGGGCTTTAAGCAGGTGGATCGGGTCAAATGGGAGGTGGTGGATTTCCGCAGTATCATCATGGCCAAGGACCTGACCGCCCCCAACTAGTCATCACGAGGCTTGTCCCGAGTTATACTGCTTGATTGACGAACGAAGGGATATGCACCACTGCCTTACAGACGAAGTGATCCAACTAATAATACTAAGTCAGACTGCTTCGTTTGCCCGATGTTGTGCAATCCTCGCAGTGACACCGGCAGACAGCAGGAAAGTATCATGCCAGCCACCGATCCCCGGCAGCACTCTGCCGAACACATACTGACCGCGGTCTTCGGGCTGCTCTTTAACGGCCAACTGCTGGACACCCGGTTCAAGGGCACCAAGGTCCGCTGTGACTTTGCGGTCCAAAGCGGCCTGCCCCTGGAAGAGATCATCCAGCAGACCGAAACCAAAGCTAACGAGATCATCTCCCGGAAACTGGATGTCACCTACGAACAGATGACCGCCGGCGAGGCCGCCGCCTACTGCTCCCTGCACCGCCTGCCGGAGGGCGCGGAGAACGTAAGGCTGGTTCGCATCGGCCCGGAGGTGGTAACGCCCTGCAGCGGCCCGCACGTGAATAACACCTCGGAGATCGGCCGGCTGCACATCCGCACCTGGAACCTGGTAGAACCCGGACTGATAAGGCTGACCTTCGTGGTGGAGTGATATGCAGCCGGTGGTTTCGATGCTTCGCCCTTGTTCAGGACAAGTACGCTCCGTGGCTGGCTGAGTGGTCGGTGATTTCGATACGCTTATTTAGCACTCAATCACCGACATTATCGAAGCCAGCCGGAGCACTCAAACACCGCCCCAATAATAATGAAAAGATCATGATCGACGCCCACATCAACAATCCCAAAAGCCCCAAATATTACGTCAAGAAATATCTGGACGGCCAAAAAGACCAGCTGCGGAACCAGGTGGTGCTGGACGTTCCGGCCGGGAACGGGGCCACCACCGAGATACTGCTGGAGCACGGCGCCATAGTCGAGCCTTTTGACCTGTTCCCCGAGTATTTCATGCTCAAATGCGTGGAGTGCAAACGGGCCGACATCATGGAGAAGATCCCTGTGGCCGACGGCCATGCCGACATGCTGATCTGCCAGGAAGGGATAGAGCACTTCAGCGACCAGCTTAAGGCCTTTAAGGAATTCAACCGGGTGTTGAAGCCGAACGGAAGGCTTTTGCTGACCACTCCCTCGGCCTCCACTCTGGCCGCCAAGCTCAGCCATCTGCTGTTCGAAAGCGAGACCGCCCGGCAGATGCCGCCCAATGAGATCGACGACATCTGGATGTCCGATAAAAGCGTATCCAGCCAGATATACCACGGCCACATCTTCCTGATCGGCCTGCAGAAACTGAGGATACTGGCAAAGCTGGCCGGGTTCCGGATCCGAGAGGTCAAATATGTCCGTCTCAGCAAGGGCTCGCTGTTCCTGCTCCCCTTCTTTTACCCGCTGATACTGGCCAGTTCGTATTTCAGGTATTTCCGGAACCTGGCCCGGCACCGGGAGATCCCAAAAGCTCAGAGGCTTGAAGTCTACCGGGAACAGCTGGGGATGAACCTTGACCCAAAAAACCTTGTGAACAAGCATACCTTCATCATCTTCGAAAAAGAGAAGGAGCTGAAGGAGGTGGATTTCCGGGCGGACGGGGTGATGAAATCGTTTGACAAGATAATGTGACAACCGCATGAAAAAGAAGATTCTCCTCGGCCTTGCCCTGGGCCTGGCGGCCGGGATCATAGACCTGGTCCCCATGCTGCTGCAAAAACTCAGCTGGGATGCCAACCTCTCGGCCCTCAGCCTGTGGCTGGTCTCCGGGGTGCTGACCTCTTCGGTGGAGTGGAAGATCAACCCGGCCGTCAAGGGCGTTGTTATCTCCCTGCTGGTCCTTCTGCCCTCCGCCGTCCTGATCGGCGCCAAAGAGCCGTTGAGCCTGGTTCCCATCGGAGCCATGACGCTGATACTGGGCGGGGCGCTGGGATATTTCACCGGGAAAATTGCCAAATGGTAAAAGACAGATGAACATACCAGACGTCGTCATCAAGCGCCTGGCAGGCATCGATGAACTGGAAAGGCACGGGTTCCTTTTCACCGGCTATGAATCGGACCAGGCGTACCGGGTTGAAAAGACCGAGACCGAAGAGAACACTGTCATCAGCCTGAGGCTGGAAAAGCGGGACAGCCCCTACGTCAAGAGATGGGCCCGAACCCGGGATGACCTGGAAATTCAGAAGGAGGTGGCGGCCCAGGGCCTTTCCTGGGGGGCCTTCATCGGGGACAGGATGGTTGGAGTGGCCCTGCTGGAGCTGCGGGAATGGAACCGCTCCCTGCATCTGCACGACCTGGAGGTAATGCCGGAGTTCCGGGGCCGGGGTTTGGGCGGGATGCTGCTGGACAAAGCTCTGGAGACGGCCCGGGACCAGAAGGCTAGGGTGATAACCCTGGAGACCCAGACCACCAACTATCCGGCCATCAAATTCTACCGCCGGCACGGCTACCAGATAGACGGGGTGGACCTTTCCCTTTACACCAACCAAGACACTTCGGACGGCGAAGTGGCCCTGACCATGAAGCTGAAACTATAATATAAGGAGTTTTCCCATGTTCGACCGCATGAACGACCAGTTGGTCAAGGCCCTGCTGGAGACCGTGCCTTACGAGCTGACGGTGATCGACCACAATGACGAGGTCATCGGCTGGAACCAGCACGAGACAAGACTCTTCAAGCGCCCCATGGGCAGCATGGGTATGAACTTCCGCCAGTGCCACCCCCAAAGCAGCCTGGCCAAGGTGGAGGCCATCGTCAACGAGTTCAAGGAGAAGAAACGGGACCAGGCCCGGTTCTGGATCCAGCTCCCGCTGGGCCCCGGCGGCCAGAAGCAGATGGTGCTGATCGAGTTCTTTGCCCTGCGCGACGAGACCGGAAAATACCTGGGCTGCCTGGAGTGCACCCGGAACGTGGAGGACATCCGCCAGCTGCAGGGCGAACAGCGGCTGATGAGCTGAAAACGACCAACACGCTGCCCACGAAAAAGCACGAAATCTCTCGAAAAATAATTAGGTAAGTTCTTGTTTTAGTGTCTTTGGTGGGGAAAGGTGCCCAGGGATGCTGCCCACGAAAAGGCACGAAATATTCACTAAATTTATTTAACTGTGGTTTAATGTTTTAGTGTCTTTAGTGGGAAAGGGATTCCCGGATTAATGCCCGCTAAAGCTTGTCCTGAGTGCTACACTGAGCAATGCCGAAGTGCAACGTCGAAGGAAGCATGAAATCTCTCGAAAAATAATTAGGCAAATTCTGGTTTTAGTGCCATTTAGTGTATTTCGTGGGAAAGGTACCCCATGTGCGGAAGATTCACATTGACGGCCCGGCTGGAGGAGATCGCCGAGCGGTTCGAGGTTGATGGCGAGGATGTGCTCAGGCTTAAGGAAGAGTATCTCCCCCGCTACAACATCGCGCCGGCCAACAGCGTGCTGGTGGTGCTGTTCGACGGCAAGCGCCGCCGCTTAAAGACCATGCACTGGGGCCTGCTCCCGCGTTTCAAGGCCGCCGGCAAAGCCGCTCCCCTGCTGTTCAACGCCCGGGCGGAGACCTTGAGTGAAAAGCCCTCCTTCAGCAAGCTGGTAGAAAAGCAGCGCTGTCTGATAGTGGCCGACGGTTTTTACGAGTTCCTGCCGGTGGGCAAGACCAAGCGCCCGGTTCGTTATATTCTTAAAGACGGGAAACTGTTCGCCTTTGCCGGGCTGTATGCAATGGACAAGGAAGGCCTTCCCTCCTGCACCATCGTGACCACCGAAGCAAATGAGCTGGTGAAGAAGGTCCACCCCCGGATGCCGGTGATACTGGAGAAGCCCGGCGAAAAGCAGTGGCTGGACCCGTCAATAGCAGACTATGAGAGCCTGGTGCCCTGCTTCACGCCATTGGACAAGGACAAGCTGACGGCCTACTTTGCCGATCCCAGGGTGAACTCAACCAAAAATGAAGGCTCTGAGTTGATAGCGCCAAACGAAACGTTAGGTTAATTTGATGAAACCATTCAGGCCATATCAGGGGGAAAAAGACGCGGTACTGATGACACGGCTTATGGTACAGGATATTGCCGGAAGTGTTGACCGCCGGACATTTGGGGACTATCTCAAGGGGATTTTGAAGAAGGCCAACTCCCGAAACACTTTGATCATGGAAAGCTGCGGATATATCAGGATTTTCAATGACCACGAGTTCGGATTTCTGAGGTTCGACCTGGAAAAAACCAAGCGGAGCGGAATTGCAGCGTGTGCCCTCAAAGAAAAATTAAAAGAAGTCTGCCACCGCAGCCGAAAAAACCTGAGGATAATGCTAAGGGACGACAAGGGGTGGAAACACGTTTTGGTAAAGCAATTGGGATTTTCACCCATTCGATATTTTTTCGAAATGGAGCGCACCCGGATTGAAAAACAATGGGATATGATCGATTTTCACGCTGAGAGGTTGGTGTTAGAGCCCTACTCTCCTAAGTTGGATATACGGGACTTCAACCGCTGCTTTAACGCTGTTTATGCCGATAGTTTCGAGCATGAACCGGCCTCTGTTAAAGAATGGAAAGAGGATATTGCCGAAGGGGAATTGAATGGCAATACATTTTTTGTACTGAAGAATAATACGAATAAGACCGTCGGGTTCCTGATACTGAGCCATTATCTTCACCACCAGCAGGGCCATAAATACGGTTTCATCGAAGAGATCGGCGTTATTGATGCCTACCGGGGTCGGGGCATCGGCACCCGGCTTCTTAAATACGGGGTGGGTTGCTTACAGTCCGATTATAAACAGCGACATGTTCGCCTGCATGTTGATGGTGAGAACCGGTATAAAGCGCTGGAAATATACAAAAAGGAAGGGTTTTCCGTAAAAAGTATGAACATTGAATATCAGTACCGGGCTAAATAATAGATCCATTATCCCTTTAACCCCTTGCTAAATCTGGTTATTTTGGTTATATATAGCTATCAGCTATAAGCCATAAGGGCAGTATCCAGGAATTTTTGATATTCCATAATTAGTAATTAGTGTTTTAGTTTGATGGCCCAGATCCCAGAACATATCATAGACGAGATCCGCCAGGCCAGCGATGTAGTGGACATCGTGGGCCAGTACCTGCCGTTGAAGAAGCTAGGCAACACCTACAAGACCCTCTGCCCCTTTCACCAGGAAAAGACCCCCTCGTTCAACGTCAACCCCCAAAAGCAGATCTGGCACTGTTTCGGCTGCGGCAAGGGAGGCAACGTCTATACCTTTTTGATGGAGTACGACAAGGTCTCGTTCGTGGAGGCAGTGCGCACTTTGGCCCAAAAGGCCGGCATCAAGATCCCCGAGACCCGGGCCGACTTCAAGGATGGCCAGCACGACCTGCTGTACCAGGCCAACGAGCTGGCCGCCCGCTTTTTTTCCGACAATCTGGCCGACCCCAAGAATACTTCAGCCCGGGAGTACCTGGAGAAGCGGGGCATAACAAAAGAGACACAGGAGTTGTTCCGGCTGGGCTACGCACCAAACGAGTGGGACGGCTTCATAAAATACGCCGGGCGCTCCGGACTGTCACTGCCCCTGCTGCAGGAATCCGGACTGATAGTGGCCCGGGAGACCGGCAACGGCTTTTACGACCGCTTTAGGCACCGGATCATCTTTCCCTTCTTCTCCCTGGGCGGGCGGGTGATAGGCTTCGGCGGGCGCAGCCTGGAGCAGACCCCCCAGGCCAAATACCTTAATTCACCCGAGACCCCCATCTACCACAAGGGGCGCGGCTTCTACGGCTTCAGCCAGACCAAATCGGCCGTCGGCGACGCCGGCTACGCCATTTTGGTGGAGGGCAACTTTGACCTGATCGTCCCCTTCCAGGCCGGGTTCAAGCACATCCTGGCCACCGCCGGCACCGCCCTGACCCCGGACCAGGCCCGGCTGCTCTCCCGCTATGCCCGGCGGGTGGTGGTCTGCTACGACCCGGACAACGCCGGCCAGTCCGCCACCGAACGGGCCATAGAGCCATTGCTGGAAGCGGGATTGGACGTCAAGGCCGCCCTGCTGCCGCCCAACATGGATCCCGACGCCTTCATCCGGGAGCGGGGGTCGGAGGAATTCGGGGCTTTGATCAAGAATGCCATCACCTTTGTGGAATTCCTGGTGATGCGGGCCAGCCTGCATAAGGACCTTTCCCAGATCTCGGAAAAAAGCCGTCTGGTGAACGATCTGGCCGGGCTGATGGTCAAGGTGGAGGACACCGTCTCCCGGTCGCAATATGCCAGGGAAACCGCCGATCTCTGCGGAGTGGACGAATCCCTGGTGCTGGACCTGATGCGCAAGAAGCAGGGCCTGTCCCCCAAACAGGCGGCGGCCCCGGGCAGGGAACTGCCCCAAACCGACTGGGAGCACGAGATCTTCGTCCTGCTGCTTAAGCGCCCCCAGCTGTTGACCGAAGTACATGATACCCTGGCCGAAACCGGCATCGCCTCGCCCTGGCTTCAGGGGATGCTGGCCCGGCTGGAGAACCAGTACAGCCAGAGCGGCCGGATAGAAGGGGCCAAGCTGTTCGAAGACCTGGTGGACCAGGAAGAACAGAACCGGCTGTCGGCCATCATCGCCCGCTCCCACCAGGGCGATGACACCATGGACGACGCGGACAAGGACCGCACCGTGCTTAGGGATTACCTGAAAAAGCTGAAAGAGCTGAAGCTGAAGCCCCGGATGAAGGAACTGCAGGAGCAGATCAAGGTCTCGGAAAAGGCCGGTGACCAGCAGCAGGTCAGCCAGCTGCTGGCCCAGTACCAGGAACTGCGCCAAATTTATGCTGGCAAAAAACCCTGATTTTGTGCTATAATCAAAAGTTTACTAAGAATTGGCAAACACGCATTACCCCGTTATATCATCCTCGGAAAACATTAATAGGTAAATGGTAAATATTTTTGTGCCTTGGTGTCTTTGTGGCAA
Encoded proteins:
- a CDS encoding N-acetyltransferase; translated protein: MKPFRPYQGEKDAVLMTRLMVQDIAGSVDRRTFGDYLKGILKKANSRNTLIMESCGYIRIFNDHEFGFLRFDLEKTKRSGIAACALKEKLKEVCHRSRKNLRIMLRDDKGWKHVLVKQLGFSPIRYFFEMERTRIEKQWDMIDFHAERLVLEPYSPKLDIRDFNRCFNAVYADSFEHEPASVKEWKEDIAEGELNGNTFFVLKNNTNKTVGFLILSHYLHHQQGHKYGFIEEIGVIDAYRGRGIGTRLLKYGVGCLQSDYKQRHVRLHVDGENRYKALEIYKKEGFSVKSMNIEYQYRAK
- the dnaG gene encoding DNA primase → MAQIPEHIIDEIRQASDVVDIVGQYLPLKKLGNTYKTLCPFHQEKTPSFNVNPQKQIWHCFGCGKGGNVYTFLMEYDKVSFVEAVRTLAQKAGIKIPETRADFKDGQHDLLYQANELAARFFSDNLADPKNTSAREYLEKRGITKETQELFRLGYAPNEWDGFIKYAGRSGLSLPLLQESGLIVARETGNGFYDRFRHRIIFPFFSLGGRVIGFGGRSLEQTPQAKYLNSPETPIYHKGRGFYGFSQTKSAVGDAGYAILVEGNFDLIVPFQAGFKHILATAGTALTPDQARLLSRYARRVVVCYDPDNAGQSATERAIEPLLEAGLDVKAALLPPNMDPDAFIRERGSEEFGALIKNAITFVEFLVMRASLHKDLSQISEKSRLVNDLAGLMVKVEDTVSRSQYARETADLCGVDESLVLDLMRKKQGLSPKQAAAPGRELPQTDWEHEIFVLLLKRPQLLTEVHDTLAETGIASPWLQGMLARLENQYSQSGRIEGAKLFEDLVDQEEQNRLSAIIARSHQGDDTMDDADKDRTVLRDYLKKLKELKLKPRMKELQEQIKVSEKAGDQQQVSQLLAQYQELRQIYAGKKP
- a CDS encoding GNAT family N-acetyltransferase, whose amino-acid sequence is MSDNILIRPYQPGDSIPEITALLHRAYAKPAEQGVRFWASRQDDTVTERRLKKGTSFLAVRDGAIVGTISVYGPEKNSSSAYYQRDDVWHFGQFGVDPALQGTGLGKRLYLTVEDHCKKNQVKFLALDTCENATDLIEMYQRWGFKQVDRVKWEVVDFRSIIMAKDLTAPN
- a CDS encoding GNAT family N-acetyltransferase, whose translation is MNIPDVVIKRLAGIDELERHGFLFTGYESDQAYRVEKTETEENTVISLRLEKRDSPYVKRWARTRDDLEIQKEVAAQGLSWGAFIGDRMVGVALLELREWNRSLHLHDLEVMPEFRGRGLGGMLLDKALETARDQKARVITLETQTTNYPAIKFYRRHGYQIDGVDLSLYTNQDTSDGEVALTMKLKL
- a CDS encoding SOS response-associated peptidase, which codes for MCGRFTLTARLEEIAERFEVDGEDVLRLKEEYLPRYNIAPANSVLVVLFDGKRRRLKTMHWGLLPRFKAAGKAAPLLFNARAETLSEKPSFSKLVEKQRCLIVADGFYEFLPVGKTKRPVRYILKDGKLFAFAGLYAMDKEGLPSCTIVTTEANELVKKVHPRMPVILEKPGEKQWLDPSIADYESLVPCFTPLDKDKLTAYFADPRVNSTKNEGSELIAPNETLG
- a CDS encoding class I SAM-dependent methyltransferase — its product is MIDAHINNPKSPKYYVKKYLDGQKDQLRNQVVLDVPAGNGATTEILLEHGAIVEPFDLFPEYFMLKCVECKRADIMEKIPVADGHADMLICQEGIEHFSDQLKAFKEFNRVLKPNGRLLLTTPSASTLAAKLSHLLFESETARQMPPNEIDDIWMSDKSVSSQIYHGHIFLIGLQKLRILAKLAGFRIREVKYVRLSKGSLFLLPFFYPLILASSYFRYFRNLARHREIPKAQRLEVYREQLGMNLDPKNLVNKHTFIIFEKEKELKEVDFRADGVMKSFDKIM
- a CDS encoding PAS domain-containing protein — protein: MFDRMNDQLVKALLETVPYELTVIDHNDEVIGWNQHETRLFKRPMGSMGMNFRQCHPQSSLAKVEAIVNEFKEKKRDQARFWIQLPLGPGGQKQMVLIEFFALRDETGKYLGCLECTRNVEDIRQLQGEQRLMS